One Streptomyces sp. B21-105 genomic region harbors:
- a CDS encoding dioxygenase family protein codes for MAFVTEDNLSDLAVKRWATSHSPRLAELMTGLVRHLHAYAREVRLTEEEWAAAVEWLTATGRISDDKRQEFILASDVLGLSTLVVQLNHRFSAKATPATVLGPFHIDGSPTAGFGADMSDSVPGTPLFITGRVLDLDGTPLPDVVLDVWQADADGAYEAQLPEIDEARLRAQYRTRPDGTYCVRTIAPRGYAIPMDGPVGDLIGRTDISHFRPAHIHFLIDHPGHEKLITHLFRQGSEFLDTDVVFGTKDELIVRFAEEPAGSSPDGGTIDEPYLRAEFDFVLQPRTTSEPQP; via the coding sequence ATGGCCTTCGTGACGGAGGACAACCTCAGCGACCTGGCGGTGAAGCGGTGGGCCACCTCTCACTCGCCCCGGCTCGCCGAGCTGATGACAGGGCTGGTGCGGCACCTTCACGCGTACGCCCGCGAGGTCCGGCTGACGGAGGAGGAGTGGGCGGCGGCCGTCGAGTGGCTCACGGCGACCGGCCGGATCAGTGACGACAAACGCCAGGAGTTCATCCTCGCCTCCGACGTCCTCGGTCTGAGCACGCTCGTCGTCCAGCTGAACCACCGCTTCTCGGCGAAGGCCACCCCGGCGACGGTGCTCGGTCCCTTTCACATCGACGGCTCTCCGACGGCCGGCTTCGGAGCCGACATGTCGGACAGCGTCCCGGGCACGCCGCTGTTCATCACGGGTCGGGTCCTCGACCTCGACGGCACGCCGCTGCCCGACGTCGTCCTGGACGTATGGCAGGCCGACGCCGACGGCGCCTACGAGGCGCAGTTGCCGGAGATCGACGAGGCCCGGCTGCGCGCGCAGTACCGGACGCGACCGGACGGCACGTACTGCGTGCGCACCATCGCACCACGCGGCTACGCGATCCCGATGGACGGTCCGGTCGGTGACCTGATCGGCAGGACCGACATCAGTCACTTCCGTCCCGCGCACATCCACTTCCTGATCGACCACCCCGGCCACGAGAAGCTCATCACCCACCTGTTCCGGCAGGGCTCCGAATTCCTCGACACCGATGTCGTGTTCGGCACCAAGGACGAGCTGATCGTGCGCTTCGCCGAGGAACCGGCCGGCTCCTCCCCCGACGGCGGCACCATCGACGAGCCGTACCTGCGCGCCGAGTTCGATTTCGTGCTGCAGCCCCGGACGACGAGCGAGCCGCAGCCGTGA